Within Lolium rigidum isolate FL_2022 chromosome 5, APGP_CSIRO_Lrig_0.1, whole genome shotgun sequence, the genomic segment ccgccctccgccgccgccgcggccaccacCATCCTGCGCCGGGAGGGGGCCCTCGCCTTCTACCGCGGCTTCGCCACCTCCCTCGCCGGGACCGTCCCCGCGCGCGCGCTCTACATGGGCGCGCTCGAGGCCACGCGCTCCGCCGTCGGCCCGGCCATGCTCGGCCTCGGCGCGCCGGAGCCTGCCGCGTCCGCGGTGGCAAGCGCCGCCGCGGgcctcaccgccgccgtcgccgcgcaggTCGTCTGGACCCCCGTCGACGTCATCAGCCAGCGCCTCATGGTGCAGGGCAACCCGTGCCCGGCCTCCCGCTACCACGGCGGCCTCGACGCCTTCCGCAAGATCGCAGCTTCCGACGGCCTCCGCGGCCTGTACCGCGGCTTCGGCATGTCCATCCTCACCTACGCCCCCTCCAATGCCGTGTGGTGGGCGACTTACTCACTCTCCCAGAAGGCAATCTGGAGCGGGATCGGCTGCTACCTGTGCCAGTACGGTGTGGGTGTGCGAGAAATCGACCACGGCGAAGGAGACACCTCATTCGAGCCCAATTGCAAGACCCTCATGGTGGTGCAGGGAGCCAGTGCCGCgatggccggcggcgccgccgcgctcgtgACCATGCCGCTGGACACCATCAAGACCAGGATGCAAGTCATGGACGGCCATGGCGAGCCAATCACCATTGGTCGTACCGTGCGCAAGCTGATCAAGGAAGGCGGGTGGGGCGCTTGCTACAGGGGGCTCGGCCCGAGGTGGGCGTCCATGTCCTTGTCTGCCACCACCATGATCACCACCTATGAGTTCCTCAAGCGCCTCTCGGCCAAGAAGGGGCATGGCAGTCCATGACTTCTGCTGGAAGTATAGATAGTGCAGTTAGGTGTTTTTGCTTGGTTTGTTTTCTTCCTTTCCACAGCTTATCTGATCTTTCAGGTGTCGAAAAGAGAATGGTGATCAAGTGTTTGTACATAGTCTCTTTGTTTGTAACCACAGCTTATCAATCAAAGCAATCAACTTTATTTCTGGTACTCTGCCTGATCACAGATATCTTATTTTGTGAGCCTTCAGAAGTAATTCACCTATCTGTACTACAACAATCCAGATGATTTTGAAGCTCTTTTGAGATGCTGACCAGACTGATGTAGTCACTAACCACCATTTACTGTCTTATTCCATCTTTGCATTGCATTAGCAAGTCTCTAAAAAGGAGGCTTAATGGAGTCAGTTCATTCTCTCTTTTTTGTTGCCGGAGGGAGTTCATTGATTCGCCTAGATGTTACTCTGCTCTTGAATGGTACTGAAGATGTCTACCCATAGGTGTGGTTATACACGCACGATAGACAAACCATGCTCCCGGTCTGCAATTCATTTTGCCATTTACTACCCTGCTTCAAACCAAACATGGTAATCAGATCACCACTGCACTCCACCCCGGCATGCCCAAGCAAGTTCCCTGCCATTCCTGTCCCAATCTATCTGTTCTGATTTCTAGTTCAGATCATGAACTGCATGGCACATCAGGTATCTGAAAACGTCAAGTGATAGAGAGACGGGAGCACACTGTAGCTTACACTGATGTGATGCCTTCCAACTTGCTCCAGCTTCCATTCTACGAATGGTAACGAGCGATAGGTACTTGGGCAGCTACGCTGCACAGGTGTTCTCATACACAGCTGGGCACTGCTGCAGTAACCTGATACAATACAATCCTGGAAAACGGGAGATCTGTTTTACCCTTTTTGTCAGCTTTCCCCTTGAAAACTTCTAAGCCTCTAGTCATTGGGATAATGGGAGGCCTAAGAGTCTTCTCTAGGAATAAACAAGTACTACTAGATGCTAATGATGTTCCAACTGCCTGCTCTACATTGGTTACAAATCACTAAATTTCTCATATTGATAATGGTAAACCTCTCTTGTTATCACGGCTAGACGTGTGCTTATTCATTGTATATGCTATCATTATCCACTTGATCGGCTAAAATTAGGTAGCTTTCTTACCATTGCTCTGTTTATTTGATAGTGTTATGCACATTGTCTTTTAGTACTTTTTTAATACCTCTTGTTCTTGTTTATTCAACTGGAAATATCATTGTTAATTATATTTCTTATCTACTATTAACCATAGTCTAAGTTCATCAAGAGAAAACAAAATGGAGTTGGATACTGATACTGCTGTTGAGAATGAGATAGGTAACTTTGGGGTGAAGCAAATTGCTATAGTATTGCATATAAGTGCACTTGGCAATATGTTCCCTCCTGCAACAGCAAGCTCCCAAACATCAACATGTATTAATAATTAATATTAGACAAACTTGGGGTCTGTCTAGTCAAGAGTGCatttgaaacttgtttcaaaatgAATCTAATGATATCAATTTCGTATGACATAAGTCATCTATTGTCGGGCTATTTTTTGTCAAAGTTATTTTTTCGTTCTTTTcggaaacagagggagtatatggtATTACTCACTAGTCACTACTGAACTCGTGGAGCCGCATCTATAGGGGTACTAACCTAGTAACCTGAATCAAGATCTCTGATCCTTACCTAAAAAATCTATCATCTCCCGAGTTTGGTATACTATAACATGATTATTGGCAAATGAAAATGACTTAAAGTGACTTTGaaggagaataattatgctacggaAGAATAAAACCCTACCTCATCTTTCTTTAATGTCTGTGAATTAATTAGCTTACCCAAAATGATTTGTCCTCTGACACAATGCCCCACCTAAATTTTGGAAATGTCTTGAGGCTGTCACTCTGGCTGCCATTCAGGAATCAGGATAGACATGCCACGTCAAGATAGCTGCTTCACTGAGTGTCTTAGAAAAGGTTTATATAATTACGTTGGCCAGACCAGAAGGATGCGAGTGTGCTTGTAATTATGGTATTAGTCAGATGGTGAGAGCTCATTAGAATTAGGCAGGACTTTTGCGTCCACAGAGCCTAGTTCTGAAGCAGCCGTATAGCagaatatctatatctatacctaataataaaagcaaaagagcttcttgttggtccgtctatttttacccctaattttcgTCTAAATTACCCCAACTGCCACCGGCAAGTCAAAGAAAACGATTCGCTAAAAACTTTCCCCAAACAATGGATGCGTCCTGCGCAATATCCCGTACGAGAAGAAGGGCAGAAACTTTCCCGATTCATCTCCCTGTGCTCCGGCACTGCACCGTCCTTCCGAATTCCGACGCCCTGGGGAAGTGGCGGGTGCCTCTGCTGCAGCTGCCGAGGATTCGTTTGCCCTGGAGAAGTCGTCCGCACCGTCCTTCTCCGCCGATTGGTATCCCCGTTGAATGAAACCGCTGCTATGATCTAGAGATGGAGATAAGCAAGATTCTACGCCACGAGTCGGGTATGGGTTGTCCTTCATAAGATTGGGTGCGAGTCCGTGCGACAACACTCTGGGAGCAGCCTCTCACGATGCGAATTCTGCGCTACGCGACGATGGTGAATTTACCGGCAATGGACCTGGAGGTGAACGCCAGCCTCTTAACCATGATTGTGTGTAGCGCGAGCTAATTAAATTGGATCGTTGTACTGGCATGCAACCAAGGACTTGCACAACGCTATGCATCACACATTATTTGTGCGCGTACTTCCAGATTTGTCTAGGCGACAACATGAGCCAATTCGTGATTTCAAGTCACGTACATGTACACTGATGAGCCAACCTTAATGAAATTATTAGGCTTGCGATTTACTACTCTCGACATTAGTATTTTGGTGGTTTGGTAATTTGTGTCATAGATCTTGTTTTTATTTATTGTTGACAGATTATTTTCTAGATTAGCAAGCATGTTAATTACAGTTTGTACTCAAATTTCATTGCTAGATTACATAATTTATTTATACGCATGTCAGATTGATACTCCTGCATACAAGGTATTCGACAGGATAGTCTCCCCGTTCCATAAAACTTGTCttaaatatatctaaatttagatgtatctgcaTATTAAATAATGTTTAGATAaattcaaattttaataaatataaGACAATTTTCCTAGGACGGATGGAGTATAATGAGTTTGGAAGATCAAAGTCTCCTCTCGTGTCGCTAATTAAACAAACTCATGATATGATTCTTTCTAGGATAGTATTGGCTTTGCATTACAACAAAATATTATGGAATCATCAACCTTTTTCTTATCCATTTGAATATTAGGTAACTAACGTGCACCGTTGtgattattttattttggttGGCGATTCAGTTTCAAGGTGAGTGGTGATTGTTAATCCAAGGATTTCTTTTAATATTGTGATATTAGATCTAAAAATAAATTTTTAAAAACCCTAAAAGAGTAGATTAAATAAAAAAAAGTATAAGATATTAGATAAAATAACAATATAATCAAAGTAAGATGAAAAGGCAATTAAAATTATGATAGGGTTATGCAGGTCGATCGACTGCAGGTAAAATTTGGATCATACCAATGTTttctctcccggtgcaacgcacgggcaattttcctagtctATCCAATGGAAAATAGTCATAAAAAAACATACGCCTCTCAACAGAGAGACGAGTTTCATTATCTGAAGGACAACATAGCaaagtcttagagcatctccagtggcgtcccccaaaccgtcccccaaagatatttcgggcgcgccggacaaaaaatgttcCCAACCACGCTCCCAAAGgttatttttgtccggcgcggtccaataTTGTGTCCGGCGGCCCGaatccgtccccgctacacaggggacactccgggcacgccggacacaacgaaatgagaggcgaggaggcgcgggcccaaCGCGTCAACGGCTCAGACTttcaaccgccgcctacgtagccacggtgcagttgccgagaaggggaaccgtcgcattggcaaccgcgtcgaccgacgcgccaaccgccggaatggagcgtgaaatcctcggaagagcaaccgccgctctcttcgacttctgcgctgcAGTTCATCCGCGTTCAATAAGACCTgtacgtaggcgctttcggatcttcaatCGGCCGAcattcatccaagcttctcctcacgatgagctacatctctggCCTTCCATCTGACACtccaggatggcgccattggtgggacagagtccggacacccagcagcggcgatgattccccACCGCCACTggacagcgcggaggaatggcagggcgtggaggaggaggcggaggaggaagggcccgaggaggcgacggcggcggcggcccgtgcgaaggcggaggcggacgcgaaagcgaaggccaaggccaaggcgcagccggcgagcaccagcgacgacgaggaggacacaagttcctccgacgcgtcgaccgacaccgcctcttcggaagaggtgacgagcaggaagcgccaccgtgatgaggacgacgaggcggggccatcaaagaagaagaaagtttaaaataatttatatgtaatttgattatgtttttttgaagtttttatatgtaatttgtttatgttgcaccgatttCAGTATTAGTAAAGAATTTTCTTCTAtgtattaaaattaatttttaagttTTGGGGGcccgtttggaggacgcggctggagagcgacatcccccaaacgcggcacgaacaaaacacgtcccccaaacgcttaatCCGGCACCGTTTGagggacgatttgggggacgcgactggagatgctcttacaaagtAGAGCAAACTAAGATTTTTTCTGGGCTCCCCTCTGTTTTCACAAAACGAAAGCACGACCAAACTAGGACCTAGAGACAACCTGGCAACCAACGCTTTTAAACTTACAAAAGAGAAACAGACAGGCTACAAactattatactccctccgttttaggAAACTTGTttaagatttattaaaatttgaatgcatctagatactccctccggtcgtaaatataagccatatagtttttggcacggaaattaaaaaATACATATTTAGGAAAAAAAATACACCATGTTTGGCTGGGATTAACCCTTGGCAATTAACatgagctaatagaggactttgcataagctaAGGAAACATAATCAAATCACTAAAAATATTTTCCATACATGTGGGGCAATGTAGTAATCCTTATATTCTGAAATTTTTCTCAAaacactatatggcttatatttaggaacgaGGGGAGTActatttagtgtgtagatacatttaaattttaacaaattctAGATGTGACGAAGGAAGTATTTACAGGCAAAGACGGAATACACATCCTCCCAGGAAAGGAGGCAGCATCAGTTCTTCACAGCTTCTGGGAAGATTGAACTTTCTCTTTTCTTCTAATCATTCAGTCCGCTgacgtcttcgtcttcatcaCTCTAAACCCCTGTGATCCTCAGAGTGTTCGTCTTTCTCGCTATTTCGTGCATCCTGACATCAGCTTGATGCAATGCTCCTCCAATCACATTGCTTCTGGTTACTTCATATTGTAGACCTTCCCAATAACGAAGGAAAACACACATGTAACAAGGCAAGCTCGATTTCGAGTTTTCCAGAAAGCCCAGCAAAAAAGCAGCAAACACCCAAGATATGGACATTTGTTACCATGGGTAGAATTTTAGCAACCCACCAAGAATACTGAGCAAAACAAGTGGGTCTAGACTAGTGACAGATCCAAAAACAGTGCTAGTGCTCCACATGTAAATAGCAGCACGGCACTTAAAGAATAAATGGCTAACAGATTCATCAGCATTACTAATCATAACTAATAAGTAACCTACTTTGAAATACTTATAGCAAACTTTGGAACTTGATCTATGTTTACATATTATACCATGTGTAAAAATAAATAGGGGCCAGACCCCTGGTTCCATTAACATGGAACCAAAAACAGAGGTTTTGAGCTGGAGCTCATTCAGTGAAGTATAGGGAAATAAAACGGCTGACCAAAGGAACCAACATGAAAGATTTAACGGAGTATTCACCAGAAGGGTGAGACAGACACACTGGTTTATCTTCCCCCTCGGAGAACTGGAAGGTTTAAATCAAGACAATCAATTGAAGCCATCTCCCCAGCAAAAAGAAAAATTCAAGCCATCTAGCAAATAAAGCCTGATGGTCGACACTTGACAGTGCGTCTAAAAGTAATTTCAGGTTGATACCATCCCATGCATCTGCAGTGGTAGATTTTTGTTCATTAACAATCACATATAAGTCGTAGTACAAAATGGCCAGTGAGCAATTACCAAGAAATATGTCCTCAAGACTACTCACAATGGGATgtatatcatgcatatgatactactctatgataCGACTCCTATAATGCATAGTACTCCTTCATATTTCcgtcatatttaatattttgtagaatttcAATACAAATTTATGTACATGATGTATTTActattaaattttctagttttacatgctatgatacggtatcttcctatgataccactctcatcttTCTTATTAATTACAgtgacacatcagatttttgccaacatagcATGCATGATACCAATTATAATACTCCTATCGTGCAGTCTAAATGGGATTTTCTCTCCTTTCCCAACACTCCATCTAAAACCAATTTTGGCAGCAGCTACAGGCCACATGAatcctttccaaaaaggagaacaTTGTGGAGGTGGTCTACCATGGAAGATATTTGGTGAAACATTATATTTATAATCAACTGGGAGTATCATTTTCCACATTTTACTATCAAGATGATATCTCTTAACCCAAGAAGTGAAAAGACAGAGATTAGAATCTCAAAGGTTCTGAATACCCAAACCATCATATTTCTTTTTCTGAGAGATAAAATCCAAATTTACCAAATGGTAGTTATGTGAATTACCTAAGTTATTCCAGAAAAAGTGAGCCATTTGGGACTTAATTAAATTTAAAATTTACATGTAATATTATTTTTGTGTATTTTATAGTTACACATGCGACAATGGAATGATAGAAAGTAAATTatggcaacgcacgggtattcaacTAGTAGATATACAAAGATGGATGATGTTCAGTAaaaggagatttttttttttggtacaGTACAAACCACCGCATAATTAATTTGTTACTCCATCTACAACGTACATAATATACAGCACTAACATAGAAATCACATGACCAAAATCAGGCGAGAAATTGGAGGTCTAGCTCTTATCGGCCACGTTCCTATCAGCGTGCAATCGCTTCTCTCGTACTTCTCAACCAAAATTTGACAGGCTGACAGCAAGTAGTTGCAGCATTCCAGGCGGGGATTATTTTTCGCAAGCGACAGTTTTAAGGTCATGGTATTTCTAGGCTACAAGATCCAAGCTACTCAACACAAACCTCCTGCCCAATCAAAAGCAAACTGCGTAGGAAAACATTATCAGAGACTAGCAAGATCAGTATACTAGAAACGACGACTTAACCTCACTACTGCTGCTGCGCAGAGAGGGAGTAGTGTTAGCTCCAACCGAAAAAATGTACAACATGGATCAACAGCTAGCTCATGTCAACGACCAAAGTTCTCTGTTTAGTTTTCAATGTGCAATTCTTCTATCTCAGAGGTACTGTTCATGTATCCTCGCCCGGTTCTCCTCCCACCATAGCCTGGCATGCATCTCGCTGAACTTCTCTCGGCTGCAAGCACAAGAAGTCATCAAATAAGTAAAGCTTCTCACCATCGAATAAGAACTTCACAAGTCACTATATTTTTATCTTGCAATTCTAGGGCTGGTACTGATCTCAGTTCAGAAAGAAAGCTAACAAGGTCAGAAAGTAAGACCCACCTGAATCGAACGCGTCGGAGTTCTCTTATGCCGCCAGGCAAAGCCCGGATGGTAATATATACACCAGGCTGGTCTTCCTCCACCCACTCCCTCTCTTGGTCGCTTGCATTGCTGATGGACACAGAAAGCTCACCGGACCTGTCAACCTCTTCTggcgacgagctcgtcctcattgATGCATCCATCGATGAGGTTTCTGTCTTTGCTCCGCTTATGCTTGACAGCTTCGGTGTCGATGCTAGCCCCACTGAGTCGTAACGCTGGTGTCCATGGTGGTGGAGGCCATTGCAATGGTGCTCCAGAGAATCGGATGAAGAGTAACCCATCGCTCCGACACCAGATGTTGGTCTCTGTAAAGAACGAGGTAATCGCTCCTTATCCAGTGGTGGTGTGACTGGGCTGTCCTCCTTGGAGCTCTGTGGGAAACAAAGGTCATGGAACAATGTAAAGCCTGCACTAAAAGATGGACCTGTAGTGATTGAAACAGCTAGTGGTAAATTGAGCACATCTCACCTCATCTTCAGACTTCGGTGTAGTGGGGAGAGGGACACTTTGATGGTTAAACCTCTGGACGTTGTAAAGTTCCATAACTTTGTCATAATTTTCAGCCCACCACCTTTGCGCTTGCCATTTGTTGAACATCTCACGGCTGGCGTACATCATTCCATGCAAAAAAGAAGTCACGTCATGATGAATTACATTACacatgcaaaattatcataggaaAAGGTAAGCAAACATGCATATTCATATCATCATATGCAAACATACATTTCCTTTTCTAATATATTGCCTTGTTTAGGTGGTATCTTGTGCAAACACTGCATTAGCAAATTACATGTAAGGAAGAACCAAATTGTCTCTTTCATGTACCCGTTCCACAAAAagcttctcaactttgtctagattcggatgtatatagacatattttatttatagatacatccgtatctagaaaaagttgagaagctttttttggaacggagggagtacataatcaTAGAATGAGTAGTGAATCGATAAGCTGCACAGGCTATACCTGTATAACTTAGTAATCTACATAATCAATAAAAACAAAGCTGTGGAGAATTAAGTTGGCACATAGTCAGCTACCATGGTAGATATTATACACAATGGAGTGTTTGCTTTGTTAGTCTATAATATCCCACATCAAAGTAGAAACTTTACATTTCACAACTTATAAGCGCAACATAGGCCACCCTACTGTGCATCTCTTTCTTTGTTCCTCAGACATGCATGCGTTCTCAAGACAATGGTTATGGATGCAGGATGCCTGGTAGTAGCCTATAGCCATTTTATTTCCACTTGCATCTTAATTTGCAGAGTTCTGTTTTCACATGTGCATATCAGCAAGTTTAAAACTCAGGTTCAAGTAACACAGTGAACAGACAACCAGCTTCGCCTGGCAATCTAAATATATAACAGATGGAGATCTAAATACACTCCCAAAATATGGCACGCCAATAAAAAAGGAAATCCCTAGATAGCTGAAATCTTCAATATAAGATTAGAAACAGCCTATATAGCAAGAGCTGTGAGGTTTGACATACCATTGTACATCATGCTGATAGCTGGAAGGGACCAGAGAGAGAGACAGGAGAGGAGGTGATGCAATTGAGATGGCCTACAGCTATCAATTTACTGTGTAGCCCATGCCCTTTTCAACACATAGTGGCAAAAAAAATACACAACTACTGCACAGCACAAGTGATTATGCGATGCGTTGGTAGATCTAAAGCACATTAATCAACTGATCCGCACGGGTTCAATGGAATGACAACTAGTGCATCCCGTGACAACGTTGGCAGTTAAACCAATGTTACTCCATAAGCTACCAAATTGTAAATTGTCCCTACTTGCCTTAGATCCAGAACCAATGAAGTAAACAAAACAACACCTGCACCCACCTCAAGGTCCAGCTAGTATTGCAGATATAAAgtaatattttattttatacCTAATAATGCTAGTGGGGTCCAATCAGAATAGCTGGCCATGAGGGGCTAGTCACAGGAATCTTATTTTAACAAGGCAACTATGCTCACAAACAAATCTTATAACGACTATTATAAACTCAATCCGAACACTACAAATTTACAATGAGCATATTTTCatatgtacattttaaatttaTAGTGACCAAACTAAGTTTGCAAAAGTGGTTTGTAAGATCTGATTATAACAGTATCGATGTTGGAACTTGAGCTCCCCACTTACGGGAAATGTTATGAATCAAAGGTCCATGTTGGATGGCTCCCCTGATAACCCGGTGTGGAGGGACCGACTACATATCAATAAGAAGACAAAAGGAAAGCCAATGGCCAAAGAGAGAGGAGCTTCTTTGTTCCAACGCTTCTCTTTCCATTAAGCTTCTTTATTATTGACTACCATGAGGAGATGTAGCTAGTGGTCCTCTCATGTCCCTGTCCCATGATAATACACCTCTTGCTGGAGAGTAAGCATCAACACAGCAAATGTATGATTTTGATAACCTAAAGTACAAATGTGCAAGCTGGATTTGGCCCACATAGTACTGTACGTTCAAAATTCATAACAGGTTGATACAGGGATCTCCTATACTTCTAACGTGGGCAACTGACATGATTCATAAACTCTAATGTATGGCTTAGAATTCCAAATCTACCGACTCTATATAACATGCATGCTGACACATCTAGACTTCGACCTGGCTGGAGCACGTGAGGGGTTAAATATGGGCCTCTGTCACAGAGTTGACAACGGAGGTAGTGTCATATTCTAAAGTCACTGCTATTTACAATGCACCCGATTGTTCCCGTTAGAGCTCATCCAGTATAAAATAATAACGGAATTACTACTATGTATAGAACTAGTAGGAGTGAGGGAAAAATGTAGCATTCATGTAGATTTATATTTTTATAGCAGtatttttccaaataggaatctcTGTGTTACCATTCCAACGGCATAGTGCTTTACATTCATCCTCAAGTCCAATCAGGATGACATCCAAGTGAGAACATGGGGGCATGTAGTCATCTGAAAAGATTATTAAGAAGAATCTCACGGCCATCCATAAATTTTTGTTTGGATGGTTGCTATCTCAAGCTCacatcaaacttgccttttcaAGAGTTTTAACTACCATATGCATACTTCTCAAGGAAGATTGCAGTATTTTGTGTACTGACCAGTAAAAAAATTACTAAAGATACTGCTTGAAACTTCAGTTTGTTGGCAGTTTGCACAAAACATTGTGTCTCATCTATCTGCTTATTTTTTTACCAGCACCAAAACATTGTTCTACCAATATGCAGGAGAAGATATCAAAGTTTCAATCACGATTGTTCAAAATGTGAAGTAAGCCAATAAGATGTTTTCCGACCAACGAATCGAGTAATACACTCAAAAATGTAGATTTACTCAAGTAAGAGCAAAAACGAATCGAGTAATATTCACAAACATTTGTATCTCATCTATCTGCATTATTTTACCAACAAGAAAACATTTTTCTACTCATATGAACTGCAGGTGGATCCAAAAATTTCAATCTCATTTGCTCAAAATGTAAATTAGGCCAAAATGATCTTTTCCAATGAACGAACCGagcaatgcaaaaaaaaagacaGATAT encodes:
- the LOC124655254 gene encoding protein Brevis radix-like 1, whose product is MLACVACTRPQLGGGGGLPPLHEPAEEEDVVDGAGGVGAGAATPSTRQAIKALTAQIKDMALKASGAYRHCKPCAGSSAGGSGRHHPYHHRGGSGGGFRGSDATSGSGRFRYAYRRAAGDGGGGSSGDATPSMSARTDFLAGDEEEPEEEEDDDMSSGAGGCGKEDNAKEWVAQVEPGVLITFVSLPQGGNDLKRIRFSREMFNKWQAQRWWAENYDKVMELYNVQRFNHQSVPLPTTPKSEDESSKEDSPVTPPLDKERLPRSLQRPTSGVGAMGYSSSDSLEHHCNGLHHHGHQRYDSVGLASTPKLSSISGAKTETSSMDASMRTSSSPEEVDRSGELSVSISNASDQEREWVEEDQPGVYITIRALPGGIRELRRVRFSREKFSEMHARLWWEENRARIHEQYL